Below is a genomic region from Kribbella qitaiheensis.
CGGTGGTGCATGAGGACCGGGATCAGGCCGAGTTCGCTGGCGTGGATCTTGGCGGGTGGCGGCGGCGCCGACTTCGGCGTACAAGCGGGCGCACCTCCCTGTACCCCGTTGGATGCACTCTGTAATCAGAGAATCGCACAGAGTGGCAGAGGTTTTCCTTGTTGGATGTCGTCGGTTGGATGACGGAGAGGGCTTGTCATCCATTGGATGACATGTTAGAAAAGTTCTGCGTGTTGACACCTAAGTCGAGAATCTGGAGGTGGAACGATGTTGATGCGCACGGATCCGTTCCGCGAGTTCGATCGGCTGGCTCAGCAGTTCACCGGCGCGACATCGCCCGGTACGTGGTCGAAGCCGAACCCGATGCCGATGGACGCCTACCGCGCCGGCGACGAGTACGTGGTGGTCTTTGACCTGCCCGGCGTGCCGCAGGACGCCATCGAACTCGACGTCGAACGCAATGTGCTGACCGTGAGGGCGGAGCGGCGTCCCTCCGGGCTGTCGGACGGCGCGGAGATGCAGGTCGCGGAACGCCCGCTCGGTGTGTTCTCACGGCAGTTGTTCCTCGGCGAAACCCTGGACACAGAGCGGATCGCCGCGGCGTACGAGAATGGTGTCCTGACGGTGAAGATTCCCGTTGCCGCCCAGGCGAAGCCGCGCAAGATCACCATCGCAGGCTCGGATTCCGGGTCGCGGCAGATCAACGCCTGAGTCAAGGCGTCCACGACAGGGAGTTGCTCGATGCACCGAGCTGAGCGAACGGCTGGATTCGGCGAGGCGGCCGACGCGGTCGCCTTCGTGTCCGGCGTACTGGGCGAGGCCGGTGGCAACGGTGATGTGGGCGAGTTGCTGGCAGCACTGGTCCACATCCGCGCCCTCCGAGAGCAGCTTGCCGAGTGGGAGCCGAGGCTGATCGATCAGGCTCGTGGGGCCGGTGCCAGTTGGGCGCGACTGGCACCGGCGCTCGGCGTCGCGAGCAGGCAGGCGGCCGAGCGGAAGTACCTGCGAATCAATCAGCAGACGACCGATCCCGCGATGACCGGGGAGCAACGGATCCAGGCCACGCGAGACCGGCGTGCGAGCGACCGGGCTGTTGCTTCGTGGGCCAGGGACAACGCTGCGGACCTTCGCCGGCTCGCGGGCCAGGTGACCGCCCTGGATGGGCTGGACAGGACGACGCAGAAGAGTGTGGATCGGGTCCACGACGC
It encodes:
- a CDS encoding Hsp20/alpha crystallin family protein → MLMRTDPFREFDRLAQQFTGATSPGTWSKPNPMPMDAYRAGDEYVVVFDLPGVPQDAIELDVERNVLTVRAERRPSGLSDGAEMQVAERPLGVFSRQLFLGETLDTERIAAAYENGVLTVKIPVAAQAKPRKITIAGSDSGSRQINA